A window of Shewanella mesophila contains these coding sequences:
- a CDS encoding LysM peptidoglycan-binding domain-containing protein codes for MRLSFVLMAGGLSLLVGCQSFNQQATTTPATTVEPPIIVDPITPQTEMPQPIVVTDVWQRIRLGLSLPVPDQKLVNQYRDWYLKHPQHLARVSERAQPFMYLIVEEIETRGLPIELALLPIVESAFDPFAYSHGAASGLWQFTSPMARHFGLQMNWWYDGRRDVPAATTAALDMMEYLYQKTHQNWLYAIAAYNTGEGRVLNAVKRNERAGKATDFWTLDLPRETERYVPQLLALADVIQHAEEYGIELFPIANQPQLRVVNIGSQIDLALAAEMAGMKLTELHALNPGFNQWATAPEGPHTLVLPVDKADAFEATLISSNEEDRLKWQRYKIKSGDSLGIIAKRFHTTPSALRAVNDIKNNTIIAGKHLLIPISAKDPSKYLLSADQRLHKRQTSGKGQKVQYVVQSGDSFWKIAKQYKVTVASLAKWNGMAPRDPLKLGQKLVIWQESASNAVTRTVNYTVRNGDSLAKIAGKFKVSVNQLVQWNGLSKQKYLQPGQKLTLYVDVTKSRV; via the coding sequence ATGCGCTTATCATTTGTCCTGATGGCGGGGGGACTCTCCCTGCTTGTCGGTTGCCAGTCATTCAATCAGCAAGCGACAACCACGCCAGCAACAACTGTTGAACCACCTATTATCGTTGATCCCATTACGCCACAAACAGAAATGCCGCAACCTATCGTGGTGACCGATGTATGGCAAAGAATTCGTTTGGGTTTGTCACTCCCTGTGCCCGATCAAAAGTTAGTCAATCAATATCGAGATTGGTACCTTAAACATCCACAGCACTTGGCTCGGGTATCTGAGCGCGCTCAACCTTTCATGTACCTTATCGTAGAAGAGATAGAGACACGGGGCCTACCCATTGAATTAGCGCTACTGCCTATCGTAGAAAGTGCGTTCGATCCCTTTGCCTACTCCCACGGGGCGGCGTCAGGCTTATGGCAATTTACCTCCCCTATGGCGCGGCACTTTGGCTTGCAAATGAACTGGTGGTATGACGGTCGACGAGATGTGCCAGCGGCTACGACCGCTGCGCTCGACATGATGGAATACCTTTATCAAAAGACCCACCAAAACTGGTTATACGCCATCGCGGCCTATAACACGGGTGAGGGTCGAGTATTAAATGCGGTTAAACGTAACGAACGCGCGGGAAAAGCGACCGATTTTTGGACATTAGATCTACCGAGGGAAACCGAGCGGTATGTACCACAATTGTTGGCATTAGCCGATGTGATCCAGCACGCCGAAGAATATGGTATTGAACTATTCCCTATCGCGAATCAGCCCCAACTTAGAGTGGTGAACATTGGCAGTCAGATCGATCTTGCACTGGCAGCTGAGATGGCAGGCATGAAACTAACAGAGCTTCATGCACTTAATCCAGGTTTTAACCAGTGGGCTACGGCACCTGAAGGGCCGCATACACTGGTCTTGCCAGTCGATAAAGCGGATGCTTTTGAAGCGACGTTAATAAGCAGTAACGAAGAAGATCGCCTGAAATGGCAGCGCTATAAGATCAAGTCAGGTGACAGCCTAGGTATTATCGCCAAACGTTTTCACACGACACCTTCAGCACTTCGTGCGGTTAATGATATTAAAAATAATACCATTATCGCCGGCAAGCACCTGTTAATTCCCATTTCGGCAAAAGATCCTTCCAAATATCTGCTGTCGGCTGATCAGCGTTTACATAAACGCCAAACCAGTGGTAAGGGACAAAAGGTGCAGTATGTTGTCCAAAGTGGAGATTCATTTTGGAAGATTGCCAAGCAATATAAAGTCACTGTCGCTAGCCTAGCCAAATGGAATGGTATGGCACCCAGAGATCCCTTAAAGCTGGGACAGAAATTGGTGATTTGGCAAGAAAGTGCTAGCAACGCGGTAACGAGGACGGTTAATTATACGGTTCGCAACGGTGATTCATTAGCCAAAATCGCCGGTAAATTTAAAGTGAGTGTTAATCAGTTAGTCCAGTGGAATGGTTTATCTAAACAAAAATACCTGCAACCAGGACAGAAGCTGACACTGTATGTCGATGTGACCAAATCACGAGTCTAA
- a CDS encoding AsmA family protein — MKFIKWSLIVVVSLFILLVAYLTLIFDPNDFKPQIVDAVKKQTGRDLQINQDLSWTFFPSIGISLGDITLSNPNGFKNPTMVSVKGIVAEVALLPLFSKEVEVSQLNLDGLTVNLDTYKNGRSSFDGLDGSQAAKPDSETKTSQAPSSIQLSSLNIGGVAITDTQINMFDELTGKSQSFTLDEFRLGEFSLGQLAEFSYKFSASLPEMKLVSEGRGQLKVSAELDQIAINDFVISNDIKGDAIPNKAMAVSLTTQVQIDNKVKQLGAQLDSLSVDDIKATGKIDVNYGSRVPSVIASLNFGDINLEKFLPKSEESKDQSAEVTAKEQPQEPDISGLKAVNLKFDLTAKSIAAKNIKTSNWMMNVTIKDGVLDLSKLSTELYQGKLLTSARLDGRKPVASYKFDSSITGVQIRPLLTDAAEVDLLAGATKFTITGSGNSLIPDNIKKNLLAKGQFEVADGAIHGVNIPQMIRDAKAKLGGDLNAASTGEKKTDFTSLSGSFSMSKGVVTNPDLAMASPLIRLGGKGNVNLLSEVLDYALTTSVVGSLEGQGGGERDALYGVEIPFAISGTMSEPKFALDTAALFDAKLKQETDKAKDKLKDELFKKLGGF; from the coding sequence ATGAAATTTATTAAATGGTCACTCATTGTTGTTGTTTCACTGTTTATTTTACTCGTTGCCTATCTTACACTCATCTTCGATCCGAATGATTTTAAACCTCAAATAGTCGATGCTGTTAAAAAGCAGACAGGCAGAGATTTACAAATTAATCAAGATCTCAGTTGGACATTTTTTCCTTCTATCGGTATTTCTCTTGGCGATATAACCCTTTCTAACCCTAATGGCTTTAAAAACCCAACCATGGTTAGCGTTAAAGGTATCGTCGCTGAAGTGGCATTACTGCCGCTGTTTAGCAAAGAGGTTGAGGTTTCGCAGCTTAATTTAGATGGCTTAACGGTTAACCTCGATACTTACAAAAATGGCCGTTCAAGTTTTGATGGTTTAGATGGCAGTCAAGCCGCTAAACCTGATTCTGAGACTAAGACAAGCCAAGCGCCATCTTCAATCCAACTTAGTAGTCTAAATATCGGCGGCGTTGCGATCACCGATACGCAGATTAATATGTTCGATGAATTAACGGGCAAGAGTCAAAGCTTCACTTTAGATGAATTTCGATTAGGAGAGTTTTCTCTCGGTCAATTAGCGGAATTTTCATATAAATTTAGCGCAAGCTTGCCAGAGATGAAACTCGTCAGTGAAGGTAGAGGACAGCTTAAGGTATCAGCTGAACTCGATCAGATCGCAATTAATGATTTTGTTATTAGTAACGATATAAAAGGGGACGCGATCCCAAATAAAGCGATGGCGGTATCGCTAACGACACAAGTTCAGATCGATAATAAAGTTAAGCAACTTGGTGCTCAGCTCGATAGCCTATCTGTCGATGATATAAAGGCAACGGGCAAAATTGATGTTAATTATGGCAGCCGAGTCCCGAGTGTGATTGCGTCACTTAATTTTGGCGATATTAACTTAGAGAAGTTTTTGCCAAAGAGTGAAGAGTCTAAAGATCAATCGGCAGAAGTGACTGCTAAAGAGCAGCCACAAGAGCCGGATATTTCGGGCCTAAAGGCTGTTAACCTTAAATTTGATTTAACGGCTAAGTCGATTGCTGCAAAAAATATTAAAACCAGTAATTGGATGATGAATGTAACCATTAAAGATGGGGTGTTAGATCTCAGTAAATTATCCACCGAACTCTATCAAGGTAAACTACTGACATCGGCGCGGTTAGATGGTCGTAAGCCGGTGGCGAGCTACAAGTTTGATAGTAGCATTACGGGGGTTCAAATTCGGCCGTTGCTGACCGATGCGGCAGAAGTCGATCTACTTGCTGGGGCAACGAAGTTTACTATTACAGGTTCAGGCAACAGTCTGATCCCAGACAATATTAAGAAAAACTTGCTAGCAAAGGGGCAATTTGAAGTTGCCGATGGCGCTATCCATGGGGTGAATATCCCACAAATGATCCGTGATGCTAAAGCTAAATTGGGTGGGGATCTCAATGCAGCGTCTACTGGCGAAAAGAAGACAGACTTTACCAGCCTTAGTGGCAGTTTCTCTATGAGTAAAGGCGTTGTGACTAATCCCGATCTAGCAATGGCGTCGCCATTAATTCGTTTAGGCGGCAAGGGTAATGTTAATCTGTTATCCGAAGTGTTGGATTACGCCCTGACGACTTCGGTTGTAGGATCACTAGAGGGACAAGGTGGTGGCGAGCGCGATGCACTTTATGGTGTTGAGATACCTTTTGCCATCTCGGGCACTATGTCTGAACCAAAGTTTGCTTTAGATACTGCTGCGCTATTTGATGCAAAATTAAAGCAGGAAACGGATAAAGCGAAAGATAAATTAAAGGATGAACTGTTTAAAAAGTTAGGTGGCTTTTAG
- a CDS encoding putative 4-hydroxy-4-methyl-2-oxoglutarate aldolase produces the protein MLDLLPDLFDLYPSELSLLGHNYRQFGNRSIFWGEVVTVKCFEDNSKLKELLAQPGDGKVLVVDGGGSSRRALLGDMIAQSAVDNCWSGIVINGYVRDVAALNLMPIGIQALGANPIKTDKRDIGDVNVPIEIDRVIIKSGMFLYADDNGIAVSESRLDFSSLC, from the coding sequence ATGCTCGATTTACTCCCAGATCTGTTTGATCTCTATCCATCAGAATTATCACTCTTAGGTCATAATTATCGCCAATTCGGTAATCGAAGCATATTTTGGGGAGAAGTGGTAACGGTCAAATGCTTCGAAGATAACTCTAAGTTAAAAGAGTTACTCGCTCAGCCTGGTGATGGCAAAGTGCTTGTCGTCGATGGTGGCGGCTCTTCACGTCGGGCACTGCTTGGAGACATGATTGCGCAAAGTGCGGTCGATAATTGCTGGAGCGGTATCGTGATTAATGGCTATGTTAGAGATGTTGCGGCATTAAACTTGATGCCTATAGGTATACAAGCATTAGGGGCTAATCCGATTAAAACCGATAAACGTGACATTGGTGATGTGAATGTGCCAATAGAGATAGACCGCGTTATAATTAAGTCTGGCATGTTCTTGTATGCCGACGATAATGGTATTGCGGTATCAGAATCGAGATTAGATTTTTCAAGCCTGTGCTAG
- a CDS encoding methyl-accepting chemotaxis protein: protein MTVINNLFRRIRISSRLLLMLGLAVIATILMFMFALLSIEGLLYQDKQDKLTSLADTGEKVIAQYYEQSKRGVMSEADAKANAIAALDGLRYSGNEYFWTIDRDGVMVQHAFAKKLVGTNVLGMKDPNGVKLFELMVTGTKNSEYALIEYMWNKPNTTEPSPKMSVVKRFEPWGWIVGTGIYVDDINDEKMAFTGEYLLIAVLVWLPVIFLLVIISRSISIPMQQTISAFENIARGEGDLTLRLNESGKDELSIVASSFNAFVTKIQSLILSASTSVSHSRELAEGLAVISAEASTITNSMQSETESVATAINEMSMAASEVASNAQLAADSAGSADSEADRTAQVVDVAVSKITVLSGELEKTSQVAQGLQVSSSKIGQILDVIVGIAEQTNLLALNAAIEAARAGEAGRGFAVVADEVRTLASRTQDSTQEINSIIDAIREAIENVNRSVLTAKTQSLETVEETTQVVDALGTIKASIRQISDMNIQIATATEQQSAVIAELNMNVTRINDISLENQHKSEQIGSASDQIKTGSSDLETLISSFKV, encoded by the coding sequence ATGACCGTAATAAATAACCTATTTCGTAGGATCAGAATCTCAAGTCGTTTACTGTTAATGTTAGGTTTAGCTGTGATCGCGACCATCTTGATGTTTATGTTTGCGCTATTAAGTATCGAAGGTCTGCTGTATCAAGACAAACAGGATAAGTTGACGTCACTTGCCGATACTGGTGAGAAAGTGATTGCCCAGTATTATGAACAATCTAAGCGAGGCGTAATGAGTGAGGCCGATGCAAAGGCCAATGCAATCGCTGCGTTAGATGGATTACGATATTCAGGTAATGAGTATTTTTGGACTATTGACCGAGATGGCGTAATGGTGCAACACGCTTTTGCTAAAAAGCTTGTCGGTACGAATGTGTTAGGCATGAAAGATCCAAATGGCGTAAAGCTATTTGAGTTGATGGTGACAGGGACGAAAAACAGTGAATACGCCCTTATCGAATATATGTGGAATAAACCCAATACGACCGAACCTAGCCCGAAAATGAGCGTAGTTAAGCGTTTTGAACCATGGGGTTGGATTGTGGGTACAGGGATTTATGTCGATGATATTAATGATGAAAAAATGGCTTTTACGGGGGAGTACCTTTTAATCGCCGTGCTTGTTTGGTTACCGGTTATCTTTTTATTGGTGATCATCTCTCGTAGTATTTCTATTCCAATGCAACAAACCATTTCTGCCTTTGAAAATATTGCACGTGGTGAAGGTGATTTAACCTTGAGACTAAACGAGTCAGGCAAGGATGAATTAAGTATCGTCGCCAGTAGCTTTAATGCCTTTGTGACTAAGATACAATCTTTAATTCTGTCCGCGTCAACATCAGTGAGTCATAGCCGTGAATTAGCCGAGGGATTGGCTGTTATATCTGCTGAGGCATCTACGATAACAAATAGTATGCAAAGCGAAACAGAAAGCGTTGCGACTGCAATTAACGAAATGTCGATGGCGGCGTCTGAAGTGGCTTCCAATGCCCAACTAGCGGCAGATAGTGCTGGCAGTGCAGATAGTGAGGCGGATCGGACCGCTCAGGTTGTCGATGTCGCAGTGTCTAAAATTACAGTACTCTCCGGTGAGCTAGAGAAAACGTCCCAAGTTGCTCAAGGGTTACAGGTAAGTTCAAGTAAAATTGGCCAGATCTTAGATGTGATAGTGGGTATTGCAGAGCAAACAAATCTTCTCGCGCTTAATGCGGCGATCGAGGCGGCAAGGGCAGGAGAAGCTGGCCGTGGTTTTGCGGTCGTTGCAGATGAAGTGAGAACTCTCGCAAGCCGTACTCAAGATTCAACTCAGGAAATTAACAGCATTATCGATGCGATAAGAGAAGCGATAGAAAATGTTAACCGCTCAGTGTTAACGGCTAAAACACAATCATTAGAAACGGTAGAAGAGACGACTCAAGTGGTCGATGCTCTGGGTACAATTAAGGCTTCTATTCGACAAATTTCAGATATGAATATTCAAATTGCAACCGCGACAGAGCAGCAGAGTGCTGTTATAGCAGAGTTAAATATGAACGTAACACGTATTAATGATATCTCTTTAGAAAACCAACACAAGAGTGAGCAGATCGGTAGCGCTAGCGATCAGATTAAAACAGGGTCTTCAGATTTAGAGACACTAATATCATCTTTTAAAGTATAA
- a CDS encoding ABC transporter substrate-binding protein, producing MKRLSIVLTVVAALGILVINLWPEKSPASVPPTPIRIAMSTTPLSAPLIIAKELALFKRHDVDVELVPYQGGHLCFDAMINGNADLATSSESVAMFNSFKRNDFRLLASFVESDNDLKLLSFGKNSHIDRQGFNNKRIGIIKGSSSEFFTDSLLIITGQENSSFEKVYMSPQELAPALIAGEVDFISIWEPYGYHLITDQGSNIYQYPSKGIYNLSFNLISSDTNTRVHFEQHVKILKALADTQQFIAEHPKQAKKIISNYLNISDAELEWAWSDYIFRLSLNNSLLSMLHTQARWAVASGAVSSPMMPDFRILLDDSALLKAMTN from the coding sequence ATGAAGCGCTTAAGTATCGTCTTGACAGTCGTTGCAGCTTTGGGGATCTTGGTCATCAATTTATGGCCAGAGAAGTCACCCGCCTCGGTTCCACCAACGCCAATACGCATAGCTATGTCAACCACACCACTTAGCGCCCCACTCATCATTGCCAAAGAGTTAGCCCTGTTTAAACGTCACGACGTTGATGTAGAACTTGTTCCCTATCAAGGTGGACACCTCTGCTTTGATGCGATGATTAATGGTAATGCGGATTTGGCCACGAGTTCGGAATCGGTAGCTATGTTCAATAGTTTCAAGCGTAATGATTTTCGGTTGTTGGCCAGTTTTGTCGAATCTGATAACGATCTTAAACTACTCAGTTTTGGAAAAAACAGTCACATAGATCGACAAGGTTTCAACAATAAGCGGATTGGCATTATAAAAGGCTCTTCTAGCGAGTTTTTCACTGACTCACTTCTTATTATCACGGGACAAGAAAATAGTTCATTCGAGAAAGTATATATGTCTCCGCAAGAACTTGCCCCAGCCCTAATTGCTGGTGAAGTCGATTTCATATCAATTTGGGAGCCCTATGGATATCATCTCATCACAGATCAAGGCAGTAACATTTATCAATATCCGAGTAAAGGAATTTATAATCTGTCGTTTAATTTGATCAGTTCTGATACAAATACCAGGGTACACTTTGAACAGCATGTGAAGATTCTAAAAGCTTTAGCAGATACCCAACAATTTATTGCAGAGCACCCCAAACAGGCCAAAAAGATCATTAGCAACTACCTTAATATTTCAGATGCTGAACTCGAATGGGCATGGAGCGATTACATTTTTAGGCTATCTTTAAACAACTCTCTACTATCAATGCTTCATACACAAGCACGCTGGGCAGTCGCTAGCGGCGCAGTATCATCACCAATGATGCCCGATTTTCGAATATTACTGGACGATTCAGCCCTACTTAAGGCCATGACTAATTAG
- a CDS encoding diguanylate cyclase domain-containing protein: protein MMITTRLKSQLILSLLLTATIFVAFMSLKSIQQQSLTTSNYIIELEESIDVLRSRLWILQEFQDQDALNQTQIALFSLQKKLAANDAFSPNAKLLMLNLRRVTNNLNALLSLAKENVSVPPDHGITSKNGMLTVRFNISIQAMSEDLTKLQRLELKHSADKQASILMWVIIILTVGSLILLLITLSTLKTFNQSLHRLTAGIMRLSQGDLHSKIVINATNELATVAQQFNTMTNRLMETTIKKDSLQQEVERQTKQLQVQTEKLKYVAEHDDLTGLYSRSAFERQIDTALARCQRTNTHAAMLFIDLDKFKEVNDSFGHDIGDRVLITIANRLQSAIRSSDICGRLGGDEFVVWLEPISDMLEVNIVIEKIIQHLSPVINHQDTNIALNVSIGVALRPNDDISRQALLKIADENMYMAKKVPGNSYQFSQRSTIALNNLNLG, encoded by the coding sequence ATGATGATCACCACTCGATTAAAATCTCAATTGATCCTTAGTTTGTTGCTAACTGCAACGATTTTTGTGGCGTTCATGAGTCTAAAATCAATACAGCAACAAAGCCTCACAACGTCAAATTATATCATCGAACTGGAAGAATCCATTGATGTACTGCGTAGTAGGCTATGGATACTCCAAGAGTTTCAAGATCAAGATGCCCTCAATCAAACTCAAATAGCCCTTTTTTCGTTGCAAAAAAAACTGGCCGCTAATGACGCATTTTCCCCCAATGCCAAGTTACTCATGCTCAACTTACGCAGGGTCACCAACAACCTCAATGCCCTACTTTCACTGGCGAAGGAGAATGTGTCGGTACCACCGGATCATGGCATTACATCAAAAAACGGCATGCTAACGGTACGTTTTAATATCTCGATACAAGCCATGAGCGAAGATTTAACGAAACTACAAAGGTTAGAGTTAAAACACTCAGCAGACAAGCAAGCAAGCATTTTAATGTGGGTGATTATAATACTGACGGTAGGCTCACTTATTTTACTTCTTATTACGCTGTCGACGCTTAAAACATTTAACCAAAGCTTACATCGGCTTACCGCTGGTATCATGCGCTTATCTCAAGGAGATCTGCACAGTAAAATCGTCATTAACGCGACAAATGAACTTGCGACCGTTGCCCAACAATTCAATACCATGACCAATCGATTGATGGAAACCACGATTAAGAAAGACTCGTTACAACAAGAGGTCGAAAGACAAACGAAACAACTGCAGGTACAAACTGAAAAGCTTAAATATGTTGCAGAACATGATGACTTAACAGGGCTCTATTCGCGAAGTGCATTTGAAAGGCAGATTGATACCGCGTTAGCCCGTTGTCAACGCACAAATACCCACGCAGCAATGTTATTTATCGACTTAGATAAATTTAAAGAGGTAAACGACAGCTTTGGCCACGACATAGGCGATCGTGTTTTGATCACCATTGCAAACCGCCTACAAAGCGCCATTAGAAGTTCCGATATCTGCGGCCGACTCGGTGGTGATGAATTTGTCGTGTGGTTAGAGCCGATCAGCGACATGTTGGAGGTCAATATTGTTATCGAAAAAATTATTCAACACTTGTCACCAGTGATCAATCATCAAGACACCAACATCGCGCTAAATGTTAGTATTGGCGTCGCACTGCGACCTAACGACGACATATCTCGGCAAGCGTTGCTCAAAATCGCCGACGAAAACATGTATATGGCCAAAAAAGTGCCAGGTAATAGCTATCAATTTAGCCAGCGATCTACCATTGCATTAAATAACCTTAATCTTGGATAA
- the msrQ gene encoding protein-methionine-sulfoxide reductase heme-binding subunit MsrQ, which translates to MFTLTNKHLLPLKCLFHLLALIPIGYLVWTVSSGDAGGDPVQYIIHYTGMGALNTLVAVLLISPIAKRFKLGVLMQTRRLVGLYVFAYASLHISAFLSLDLLFEWQLLASEIVKRPYILVGACAYLLLLMLSITSLNRLKRKMGRRWQTLHNGVYVIAILAPVHFYWSVKSEVIEPSIYILIFASLLLLRVNILRWKKRVAGRLSKIKVI; encoded by the coding sequence TTGTTTACATTAACAAATAAGCATCTGTTGCCACTAAAGTGTCTGTTTCATCTGCTAGCGTTAATACCAATCGGCTACCTAGTTTGGACCGTGAGTAGTGGCGACGCGGGTGGCGATCCGGTGCAATATATTATTCACTACACTGGGATGGGTGCGTTAAATACGTTAGTTGCAGTGTTATTGATTTCGCCGATAGCGAAGCGATTCAAGCTTGGTGTATTAATGCAAACTCGACGTCTAGTTGGCTTATATGTATTTGCCTATGCTTCATTACATATTAGTGCATTTTTGAGTTTAGACTTATTGTTTGAATGGCAACTTTTAGCGAGTGAAATCGTTAAACGTCCCTACATCCTGGTCGGTGCTTGCGCTTATCTATTACTTCTTATGTTAAGTATCACTTCGCTTAACCGTCTTAAGCGTAAGATGGGAAGGCGCTGGCAGACTCTACATAATGGAGTTTATGTGATTGCCATATTGGCACCCGTTCACTTTTATTGGTCGGTAAAGTCTGAAGTGATAGAGCCGAGTATCTATATCCTGATATTTGCATCGCTGTTGTTGCTTCGCGTCAATATTTTACGGTGGAAAAAACGGGTGGCGGGGCGCTTATCCAAGATTAAGGTTATTTAA
- a CDS encoding pentapeptide repeat-containing protein: MDLRESDLRESDLRGSDFRVSDFRAPNSRLSDSLESLCLH; this comes from the coding sequence ATTGATTTAAGAGAAAGTGATTTAAGAGAAAGTGATCTAAGAGGAAGTGACTTTAGAGTCAGTGATTTTAGAGCACCTAATTCTAGATTAAGTGATAGTTTGGAGAGTCTTTGTTTACATTAA
- the msrP gene encoding protein-methionine-sulfoxide reductase catalytic subunit MsrP, with protein MAKPKNIAPITHPSWNEKQSHVTPEAVFNDRRNIIKALGLGAIGASIPGHVQAGLFDLFGKTKEQTPFVTKPLNFIQNQLFGKSEILTPEQKVISHNNFYEFGTSKTDPYDNAQSFKVDPWVLKIEGLVDTPLTLDLDDLTKLFSLEERIYRLRCVEAWSMVIPWVGFSLAALLKKAGVKAGATHVAFETLFDPEQMPGQKSRLMGGGIHYPYVEGLRLDEAMNELSFMAVGLYGKSLPAQNGAPIRLVVPWKYGFKSIKSIVRIRVMDKQPPTSWNQLASHEYGFYANVNPKVDHPRWSQATERRIGEGGIFSATRIPTQAFNGYGEQVASLYKGMDLTRYY; from the coding sequence GTGGCTAAACCAAAAAACATTGCTCCTATTACTCATCCTAGTTGGAATGAAAAACAATCACATGTAACACCCGAAGCCGTGTTCAATGATAGACGCAATATCATTAAGGCACTTGGTCTCGGAGCCATCGGAGCCAGTATTCCTGGACATGTTCAGGCGGGGTTGTTCGATCTCTTTGGAAAAACCAAGGAGCAGACACCTTTCGTTACCAAGCCGCTAAACTTCATTCAAAATCAATTATTTGGGAAAAGCGAGATATTAACGCCAGAACAGAAAGTGATCTCCCATAATAATTTTTACGAGTTTGGCACCAGTAAAACCGATCCTTATGATAATGCTCAGAGTTTTAAAGTGGACCCTTGGGTGTTAAAAATTGAAGGCTTAGTGGATACGCCGTTAACACTCGACCTAGACGATTTAACAAAACTATTCTCATTAGAAGAGCGAATATACCGGCTTCGCTGTGTTGAGGCGTGGTCAATGGTTATCCCTTGGGTGGGTTTCTCGTTAGCGGCGCTGCTAAAAAAAGCGGGCGTCAAAGCTGGGGCAACACATGTGGCATTTGAAACGCTATTTGATCCAGAGCAGATGCCTGGTCAAAAGAGCCGCTTAATGGGGGGCGGAATTCATTATCCTTACGTTGAGGGGCTGAGATTGGATGAAGCGATGAATGAACTTTCCTTCATGGCCGTTGGTTTATATGGTAAGAGCTTGCCAGCTCAAAACGGTGCTCCCATCCGACTCGTTGTACCTTGGAAGTATGGTTTTAAGAGTATTAAATCGATTGTACGTATTCGGGTGATGGATAAACAACCACCAACGAGTTGGAATCAACTTGCTAGTCATGAATATGGCTTCTATGCCAATGTGAATCCTAAAGTCGACCATCCTCGTTGGTCTCAAGCGACCGAGCGTCGTATTGGCGAAGGTGGTATATTTTCGGCGACTCGTATACCGACACAAGCTTTTAATGGCTATGGTGAACAGGTTGCATCCCTTTATAAGGGGATGGATCTGACACGGTACTATTGA